A genomic region of Bubalus kerabau isolate K-KA32 ecotype Philippines breed swamp buffalo chromosome 10, PCC_UOA_SB_1v2, whole genome shotgun sequence contains the following coding sequences:
- the LOC129622143 gene encoding endogenous retrovirus group K member 7 Gag polyprotein-like: MGQGNSRQLFVHMLKTMLKGRGIHVNKLQLEKFLLFIEEVCPWFPEEGTVSLETWKKIRKQLQTYYSIHGPNRVPVDAFSLWTLIRDCLDPEHGGHKIQTALRDSTEPEVAEPSAPPPEPLYAVPEGTACKAAGNDDMLSSDEQEELNEQVAQYHREDMPWEMMVNMQSPSGKRGIKAFRAF, translated from the coding sequence ATGGGACAAGGCAATAGCCGCCAGTTATTTGTACATATGTTGAAAACTATGTTAAAAGGTAGGGGAATTCATGTAAATAAGTTACAGCTagagaagtttttactttttatagaaGAGGTTTGTCCCTGGTTTccagaggaaggaacagttagtctGGAAACTTggaaaaagataagaaaacaatTGCAGACATATTATTCCATACATGGTCCCAATCGTGTTCCTGTGGATGCTTTTTCTTTGTGGACTCTCATAAGAGACTGTCTGGATCCTGAACATGGGGGACATAAAATTCAAACGGCTCTCAGGGATTCCACAGAACCCGAAGTTGCAGAGCCTTCCGCCCCTCCACCTGAGCCGCTTTATGCTGTGCCTGAGGGAACAGCTTGTAAGGCTGCAGGGAATGATGATATGTTAAGCTCTGATGAACAGGAAGAGTTAAATGAACAAGTGGCTCAGTACCATAGGGAGGATATGCCTTGGGAAATGATGGTTAACATGCAATCCCCCTCGGGAAAAAGGGGAATTAAAGCATTCAGGGCTTTCTGA
- the LOC129621901 gene encoding endogenous retrovirus group K member 10 Gag polyprotein-like has protein sequence MACAQYGPTAPFTQAIIEALGNQNLPPNDWKQVARACLSGGDYLLWKSEFAEQCGITADIHRRQGLYTTYEMMVGEGDYRDTNSQLNYLPGAYPQISAAALRAWKKLPNSDKKTEDLSKIRQGPDEPYQDFVARLLEAIGEVIGDEQAGMVLAKQLAYENASSACQAALRPYRKKGGLSDYVRICADIGPSYIQGITLATTSQEKTVKEDAEAPRWLPERYFNSTGCLFVGESGYADHDNGWSLYIPGVTKESGTPQRRNGTGPLDIPFCDFGTRGRVTAAPWKLCRDGTATVYNIFGTNESL, from the exons ATGGCTTGTGCACAATACGGCCCGACTGCGCCGTTTACTCAGGCTATTATAGAGGCTTTAGGAAATCAAAATCTGCCACCTAATGATTGGAAACAGGTTGCTCGGGCTTGTTTATCTGGAGGAGATTATTTACTATGGAAATCTGAGTTTGCTGAGCAGTGTGGGATCACAGCTGATATCCATCGGCGACAGGGACTGTACACCACTTATGAAAtgatggtgggagagggagattaTCGAGACACTAATAGTCAACTTAATTATTTGCCTGGAGCCTACCCTCAGATTAGTGCTGCGGCTTTACGAGCATGGAAAAAGCTTCCAAATTCTGATAAAAAGACTGAAGATTTATCTAAAATTCGCCAGGGGCCAGATGAACCATATCAGGATTTTGTTGCCCGCCTGCTTGAGGCAATTGGTGAAGTGATAGGGGATGAACAGGCGGGGATGGTGTTGGCTAAACAGCTTGCTTATGAGAATGCCAGTTCGGCTTGTCAAGCTGCCTTGAGACCTTACAGAAAAAAGGGAGGCTTATCTGATTATGTACGGATTTGTGCCGATATCGGCCCTTCCTACATTCAAGGCATAACTTTGGCCACAACATCACAGGAAAAGACAGTCAAAGAA GATGCCGAAGCGCCGCGCTGGCTGCCGGAAAG ATATTTTAATTCAACAGGATGTCTTTTTGTTGGGGAGTCAGGATATGCTGATCATGACAATGGTTGGAGCCTATACATTCCTGGAGTAACGAAAGAATCTGGAACTCCTCAACGCCGTAATGGAACTGGTCCTTTAGATATCCCTTTCTGCGACTTTGGAACAAGGGGAAGAGTCACTGCTGCACCATGGAAACTGTGTCGAGATGGAACTGCTACGGTTTATAACATATTTGGGACAAATGAGTCATTGTGA